The proteins below come from a single Prochlorococcus marinus CUG1415 genomic window:
- the htpG gene encoding molecular chaperone HtpG: MEKGEIRINTENIFPIIKKAVYSDHEIFLRELVSNGVDAISKRRMASMAGDCENTEDAQVKIAIDREKNTLTISDNGIGMNDEEIKKYINQVAFSSAEEFLTKYKKDNDEFIGHFGLGFYSSFMVAERVDILTKSAIGESKAFKWSCDGSPNFTLEKSERETIGTDVILHLLEEEKEFIEPERIKSLIKKYCDFMPIDVLLEGEIINKKNPPWRKQPSELKDEDYIELYKYLYPFQGDPLLWIHLNTDYPYDIQGILYFPKLSGRADWEKGEIKLFCNQVFVSDSIKEIVPKYLLPLRGVIDSTDIPLNVSRSALQTDRKVRSISSFISKKIANKLKDLIKNSPEFYAEIWDSISAFIKIGAIEDDKFADLVDNSIIFETIINSEKDVSKDIENKSLIKSNNKYFTTLANYKERNKIADSKKIIYCSDLIAQSTALNICLSDSKEVIKSDPLIDAQFLPWLESKNEDYQFQRVDSEINELDDKESKEIVDKDGKSNTENLRDTIIKALNNEKVTVKVQSLSSKGAPPAMILLPEQMRRINDMGAYMEQKIPGLPEYHVLLINKEHPLIVGLNKITGNKIIVDKKDPVENPLATKIANHVYDMAKLSVGGLDQEQIINLQNNNAELISELLSSTT; this comes from the coding sequence ATGGAAAAAGGCGAAATTCGTATTAATACCGAAAATATTTTCCCAATTATCAAAAAGGCAGTATATTCTGACCATGAAATCTTTTTAAGAGAACTTGTTAGTAATGGTGTAGATGCAATTAGTAAACGAAGAATGGCCTCTATGGCTGGTGACTGCGAAAATACTGAGGATGCTCAAGTAAAAATAGCTATTGACCGTGAGAAAAACACTCTAACGATTTCTGATAATGGAATTGGAATGAATGATGAAGAAATTAAGAAGTATATAAACCAAGTAGCTTTCTCAAGTGCAGAAGAATTCCTAACAAAATACAAAAAAGATAATGATGAATTTATAGGTCATTTTGGACTTGGTTTTTATTCAAGTTTCATGGTGGCAGAAAGAGTTGATATATTAACTAAATCAGCCATTGGTGAATCAAAAGCTTTCAAATGGTCATGTGATGGATCGCCAAATTTCACATTAGAGAAATCAGAAAGAGAGACAATTGGCACAGATGTGATACTTCATTTACTTGAAGAAGAAAAAGAGTTTATTGAGCCTGAAAGGATTAAATCATTAATAAAAAAATATTGTGATTTTATGCCAATAGATGTTTTATTAGAAGGTGAGATAATTAATAAGAAAAATCCTCCTTGGAGAAAACAACCTAGTGAATTAAAAGATGAAGATTATATTGAGTTATATAAATACCTATATCCTTTTCAGGGAGATCCACTGTTATGGATTCATCTAAATACAGATTATCCATATGACATACAAGGGATATTGTATTTTCCCAAGTTGTCTGGTAGAGCTGATTGGGAAAAGGGAGAAATTAAACTATTTTGCAATCAAGTATTCGTAAGCGATTCAATTAAAGAGATTGTACCAAAATACCTTTTACCTCTTAGAGGAGTTATTGACTCTACAGACATACCGTTAAATGTCAGTAGGAGTGCCTTACAAACAGATAGAAAAGTAAGGTCAATATCATCATTTATCTCAAAAAAAATTGCTAATAAATTGAAGGATTTGATAAAAAATTCTCCAGAATTTTATGCAGAAATTTGGGATTCCATCTCTGCTTTTATTAAAATTGGTGCTATCGAAGATGACAAATTTGCTGATTTAGTTGATAACAGTATAATTTTCGAAACAATAATCAATTCAGAGAAAGACGTAAGTAAGGATATTGAAAATAAATCCCTTATTAAATCCAATAATAAGTATTTTACAACTCTCGCAAATTACAAAGAACGAAATAAGATAGCAGATTCTAAAAAAATAATTTACTGTTCAGATCTGATTGCTCAGTCAACTGCATTAAATATCTGTTTATCTGATAGCAAAGAAGTTATCAAATCAGATCCCTTAATTGATGCACAATTTCTCCCATGGTTAGAAAGTAAAAACGAAGATTATCAATTCCAAAGAGTTGATTCAGAAATCAATGAACTAGATGATAAGGAATCAAAAGAAATTGTTGATAAGGATGGTAAATCAAATACAGAAAATCTTAGAGATACCATAATTAAGGCACTTAACAATGAAAAAGTAACAGTTAAAGTTCAGTCACTTTCAAGCAAAGGAGCTCCCCCTGCAATGATCTTGCTTCCAGAGCAAATGAGAAGAATTAATGATATGGGTGCTTACATGGAACAAAAGATACCTGGCTTACCGGAATATCATGTTCTCTTAATTAATAAAGAACATCCACTTATTGTTGGCCTCAATAAAATCACAGGAAATAAAATAATTGTTG
- a CDS encoding ATP phosphoribosyltransferase regulatory subunit, with the protein MTDIKEIKLVDVKNNSNIINNLNSIYKLWGYEEVSPSFINTLETIRGRGVIEENQVVGIVSNNSLCLRPEMTTSIVKLSSTRLINKKRPIRLFTNGMVFDKKQNNKNSFKLQEKLQSGIELIGYDTKYPEIEVINILFDAIDNINLKDGRNLFLLVSTTKIMDLILNKYKNNNFEEIKKCLVNFDQDNLSKLGIDEDDKYILKDLLFTRGEPIAILKKLKSIYGTSKTLDDLNFLFETLSKISNKYGVKLQLDPTFQPHLNLYEGIVFQLISDNGKNKNVIAKGGRYDELVRFLSPNEKILNGIGFTISIDILRNLIKEEKTAKKKILLMFKDSYLLEKGINEQKKQQKRGNIAVLHLNPCDDLAKANQIMKENNCTDILWVK; encoded by the coding sequence ATGACAGATATAAAGGAAATTAAATTAGTAGATGTAAAGAATAACTCTAATATCATAAATAATTTAAATAGTATTTATAAACTATGGGGCTATGAAGAAGTATCACCTTCATTTATAAATACTTTAGAGACGATAAGAGGCCGTGGTGTTATTGAAGAAAATCAGGTTGTGGGAATAGTTAGTAATAATTCATTATGTCTTAGACCAGAAATGACAACATCTATAGTCAAATTGTCATCTACTAGATTAATAAATAAGAAAAGACCTATAAGATTATTCACCAATGGAATGGTCTTTGATAAGAAACAAAATAATAAAAATTCATTTAAGTTGCAAGAGAAACTACAGAGTGGAATTGAATTAATTGGATATGATACAAAATACCCAGAAATTGAAGTTATTAATATATTGTTTGATGCAATAGATAATATTAATTTGAAGGATGGTCGTAATTTATTTCTACTAGTTAGTACAACAAAAATAATGGACTTGATCTTAAATAAATATAAGAATAATAATTTTGAAGAAATCAAGAAATGTCTGGTTAATTTTGATCAAGATAATTTATCTAAATTAGGAATTGATGAAGATGATAAATATATACTTAAAGATCTCTTATTCACAAGAGGAGAACCAATTGCAATATTAAAAAAATTGAAAAGTATATATGGTACTAGTAAAACATTAGATGACTTAAATTTTTTATTTGAAACATTATCAAAAATATCAAATAAATATGGTGTTAAATTACAACTTGATCCCACGTTTCAACCTCACTTGAATTTATATGAAGGAATAGTATTCCAACTAATAAGTGATAATGGTAAAAATAAAAACGTTATCGCAAAAGGCGGAAGATATGATGAATTAGTAAGATTCCTTAGTCCTAATGAGAAAATCTTAAATGGGATTGGATTTACAATTTCAATAGACATTTTAAGAAATTTAATTAAGGAAGAAAAGACAGCTAAAAAAAAGATTTTGTTAATGTTTAAAGATTCATATTTGTTAGAGAAAGGTATAAATGAACAAAAAAAACAACAGAAAAGAGGAAATATTGCTGTCTTACATTTAAATCCATGTGATGACTTGGCTAAAGCCAATCAAATAATGAAAGAAAATAATTGTACTGATATTTTGTGGGTTAAATAA
- a CDS encoding inositol monophosphatase family protein, producing MFELSEIDELSNQINLSSLYEIAKISAQIGNEILKINYNNIQKISSKGRKGDLVTNVDLEVENKIKEYLVEETPNISINAEESGKLNKSSDLTWCIDPLDGTTNYSHGYPFFGTSIGLVYKNKPIIGAISVPYLNELYSACIGLGSFCNNSQLKVSSPRNLSDSLLVTGFSYDRFETEDNNYAEFCYLTHKTRGVRRGGAAAVDLAFVAAGKIDGYWEKGLEVWDLAAGAIIVKEAGGIISDYPAGEFNLSSGRILACSPSLENELKNELDKVSPFKKNLYS from the coding sequence ATGTTCGAACTAAGCGAAATAGATGAACTTTCTAATCAAATAAACTTATCTAGCCTGTATGAAATAGCCAAAATCTCCGCTCAAATTGGTAATGAAATTCTAAAAATTAATTACAATAATATTCAAAAAATATCATCAAAAGGAAGGAAAGGTGATCTTGTAACCAATGTAGATTTAGAAGTTGAAAATAAAATAAAAGAATATTTAGTAGAAGAGACACCAAATATCTCTATAAATGCAGAGGAATCGGGGAAATTAAATAAATCCTCTGATTTGACATGGTGTATAGACCCATTGGACGGTACAACAAATTACTCCCATGGATATCCTTTTTTTGGGACTTCTATTGGTCTTGTATATAAAAACAAGCCAATTATAGGTGCTATATCAGTACCTTATTTAAATGAACTATATTCAGCCTGTATTGGTTTGGGATCATTCTGCAATAATAGTCAACTTAAAGTATCAAGTCCTCGTAATCTTTCTGATAGTTTACTTGTAACTGGTTTTTCCTATGACAGATTTGAGACAGAGGATAATAATTATGCTGAATTTTGTTATTTAACACATAAAACTAGAGGAGTTAGAAGAGGAGGAGCAGCAGCAGTTGACCTGGCATTTGTTGCTGCAGGTAAAATTGATGGATACTGGGAAAAAGGATTAGAGGTCTGGGACCTAGCTGCCGGTGCTATTATTGTTAAAGAGGCTGGTGGAATTATTTCTGATTATCCAGCAGGCGAATTTAATTTAAGTTCTGGAAGAATTCTTGCGTGCTCTCCCAGCCTTGAAAATGAATTAAAAAATGAACTAGATAAAGTTTCTCCATTTAAAAAAAATCTCTATAGCTAA
- a CDS encoding 2Fe-2S iron-sulfur cluster-binding protein — translation MNKTFTVTIKNKETGKVYQEQINSNDYILKEFEKKGFKLPFSCRNGCCTSCAVKIISGSLQQPEAMGVSQALKNKGYALLCVAKATEDLEVETTYEDEVYDLQFGQYFGRGNTRVAPPWEFEED, via the coding sequence TTGAACAAGACTTTCACAGTCACGATTAAAAATAAAGAAACAGGTAAGGTCTACCAAGAGCAGATTAATAGTAATGATTATATTCTTAAGGAATTTGAAAAGAAAGGTTTTAAGCTACCATTTTCATGTAGAAATGGTTGCTGTACAAGTTGTGCAGTTAAAATAATATCTGGATCGTTGCAACAACCTGAAGCTATGGGGGTATCTCAAGCCCTAAAGAACAAAGGTTATGCACTTCTTTGTGTCGCTAAAGCCACTGAAGATCTCGAGGTGGAAACAACTTACGAAGATGAAGTTTATGATTTACAATTTGGACAGTATTTTGGAAGAGGGAATACAAGAGTTGCCCCACCTTGGGAATTTGAGGAAGATTAA
- the dnaK gene encoding molecular chaperone DnaK, which yields MGQIVGIDLGTTNSVVGVIEAGRPIVIANSEGSRTTPSIVGFTKDKEIVIGSQARRQLVLNPKNTFYNLKRFIGSDWDELDETSISVPYNVKANNSGSVRVLSPNTEREYAPEELVSSLIRKLINDAETYLGDTVDSAVITVPAYFNESQRQATKDSAILAGIKVDRILNEPTAAALAYGFEKSSSNNVLVFDLGGGTFDVSLLKISNGVFDVKATCGDTQLGGNNFDSKIVDWLAEKFLAKHDIDLRRDRQALQRLTEAAEKAKCELSGLQKTKISLPFITTSKEGPLHIEETFDRKKFESLSQDLLNRLLEPVQIALDDSGWNAEDIDEVVLVGGSTRIPMVQQLVKTIVPNDPCQSVNPDEVVAVGAAIQSGIISGDLQDLLLNDVTPLSLGLETIGGLMKVLIPRNTPIPVRESDVFSTSEANQSSVVVQVRQGERPLASENKSLGKFRLSGIPPAPRGIPQVQVAFDIDANGLLEVSATDRTTGRKQTVTISGGSNLNEQEINSIIEEAKSKANEDRKRRTVIDRKNSALTLIAQAERRLRDASLEFGPYGAERQQRAVELAIQDVEEYIDDDDPQELEISVSSLQEALFGLNRKFASERKTDNNPLQGIKNTFGSLKDELFSDEDWDDDPWDNQMNRNYRNSRYRNSRDDDPWDNDYYL from the coding sequence ATGGGGCAAATAGTTGGAATTGATTTAGGTACTACTAACTCTGTTGTAGGAGTTATAGAAGCTGGTCGGCCAATTGTAATAGCTAATTCTGAAGGATCTAGAACAACACCTTCAATTGTAGGATTTACAAAAGACAAAGAAATAGTAATAGGTAGTCAAGCTAGAAGACAACTTGTTTTAAATCCAAAGAATACCTTTTATAACTTAAAAAGATTTATTGGTAGCGACTGGGATGAACTAGATGAGACGAGTATTTCTGTTCCGTATAATGTCAAAGCAAATAATAGTGGAAGTGTTAGGGTTCTTAGTCCTAATACAGAAAGAGAGTATGCTCCTGAAGAGTTAGTGAGCTCATTGATTAGAAAATTAATTAATGATGCTGAAACATATCTTGGAGATACTGTTGACTCTGCTGTTATTACAGTCCCTGCTTATTTTAATGAATCACAAAGGCAAGCTACAAAAGATTCTGCAATATTAGCTGGTATTAAAGTTGATAGAATCCTTAATGAACCTACTGCAGCTGCTTTAGCTTATGGTTTTGAAAAGAGTTCCTCTAATAATGTTTTAGTTTTTGATTTAGGGGGAGGAACATTTGATGTTTCTTTATTAAAAATTTCTAATGGTGTGTTTGATGTTAAAGCAACTTGTGGAGATACCCAACTAGGAGGAAACAATTTTGACTCTAAAATAGTAGATTGGCTTGCTGAAAAATTTCTTGCTAAACATGATATTGATCTAAGACGGGATAGACAAGCATTGCAGAGATTAACTGAAGCTGCTGAAAAAGCTAAATGTGAATTATCAGGATTGCAAAAAACAAAAATATCATTACCTTTTATAACCACAAGTAAAGAGGGACCATTACATATTGAAGAGACCTTTGATAGAAAAAAGTTTGAATCATTATCTCAAGATCTGTTAAACAGATTATTAGAGCCTGTGCAAATAGCCTTAGATGACTCTGGATGGAATGCAGAAGATATAGATGAGGTAGTTCTTGTCGGAGGAAGCACAAGAATCCCAATGGTTCAACAATTAGTCAAGACTATTGTTCCTAATGATCCCTGTCAATCTGTTAATCCAGATGAAGTAGTTGCAGTTGGCGCTGCAATACAATCAGGAATAATTAGTGGAGATTTACAAGATTTACTGTTAAATGATGTTACACCCTTATCTTTAGGTTTAGAAACTATTGGTGGCCTTATGAAGGTACTTATTCCACGTAATACACCAATACCAGTAAGAGAATCTGATGTTTTTAGTACATCAGAAGCTAATCAATCTTCAGTTGTTGTTCAAGTAAGGCAAGGTGAAAGGCCATTAGCATCTGAGAACAAATCACTCGGTAAGTTTAGGTTGTCAGGTATACCTCCAGCGCCTAGAGGAATCCCACAAGTTCAGGTAGCATTTGATATTGATGCTAATGGTCTTTTAGAAGTTAGTGCAACTGATAGAACAACTGGAAGAAAGCAAACAGTTACAATTTCTGGAGGCTCTAATTTAAATGAGCAAGAAATTAATTCGATAATTGAAGAAGCTAAATCAAAAGCTAATGAAGACAGAAAGAGGAGAACAGTTATTGATAGAAAAAATAGTGCTTTAACTCTTATTGCGCAAGCTGAGAGAAGGCTGAGGGATGCTTCTTTAGAATTTGGACCTTATGGAGCTGAAAGACAACAACGAGCTGTTGAATTAGCCATTCAAGATGTTGAAGAATACATAGATGATGATGATCCTCAAGAATTAGAAATTTCAGTAAGTTCTCTCCAGGAAGCATTATTTGGTTTAAACAGGAAATTTGCATCAGAAAGGAAAACTGATAATAATCCATTACAAGGTATTAAAAATACATTTGGATCATTAAAGGATGAACTTTTTTCTGATGAAGACTGGGATGATGATCCATGGGATAATCAAATGAATAGAAATTATAGAAATTCGAGGTATCGTAACTCTAGGGATGATGACCCATGGGACAATGACTATTACCTCTAA
- a CDS encoding DnaJ C-terminal domain-containing protein: protein MTITSKKDYLSILGLSHDFDDKELKKAFRREARRWHPDLNKNDLNAEERFKLINEAYEYLRDPNKRNESSYINSEYINENNNFKTGFPDFQVYLDSLFGYEYNSENYDEYNNESLDDESTNIESDEFYNFEYPTTSPDEPPPVKLDQDIETIIDLTPDEALTGASILIELEDNTMVEVDTPPFAGDGWRLRLENIARGGKDHYLQLKVQTENGLRIDGLRVLYKLELFPHDALLGCAVDVPTLDGNVTLQVPPKSSTGRMLRLKGRGLKYEDNVGDQYVEILVVIPADINDEEIALYTRLQELSLSDS from the coding sequence ATGACTATTACCTCTAAAAAAGACTATTTGTCGATTTTGGGTTTATCCCATGATTTCGACGATAAAGAACTTAAAAAGGCCTTTCGCAGAGAGGCAAGAAGATGGCATCCAGATTTAAATAAAAATGACCTAAATGCAGAAGAAAGATTTAAATTAATTAACGAAGCATACGAATACTTACGTGATCCAAATAAAAGAAATGAAAGTTCGTATATAAATTCAGAGTATATTAACGAAAATAATAATTTCAAAACAGGCTTTCCTGATTTTCAAGTTTATCTTGATTCATTATTTGGATATGAATACAACTCTGAGAATTACGACGAATATAATAATGAATCATTAGATGATGAATCCACAAATATAGAAAGTGATGAATTCTATAATTTTGAATACCCTACAACATCTCCAGATGAACCCCCTCCAGTTAAACTAGATCAAGATATTGAAACAATTATCGATTTAACTCCAGATGAGGCCTTAACTGGAGCTTCTATATTAATTGAACTTGAAGATAATACTATGGTTGAAGTTGATACACCTCCTTTCGCTGGAGATGGATGGAGATTAAGACTTGAAAATATTGCAAGGGGAGGAAAAGATCATTACTTACAGTTAAAAGTTCAAACGGAAAATGGTCTAAGAATCGATGGTTTGAGAGTTCTTTATAAACTCGAATTATTTCCTCATGATGCTCTTCTAGGTTGTGCTGTAGATGTTCCTACCCTTGATGGAAATGTAACCCTTCAGGTGCCTCCAAAATCATCTACTGGAAGAATGTTACGCTTGAAAGGCAGAGGTTTAAAATACGAAGATAATGTGGGTGATCAATATGTTGAAATCTTGGTAGTTATTCCTGCGGATATTAATGATGAAGAAATTGCTTTATATACAAGATTACAAGAATTATCACTTTCTGATTCTTAA
- a CDS encoding DUF3110 domain-containing protein, whose amino-acid sequence MDIFVLLYNSGTDKEGIHSIELKGRTIVLMFEDKDDATRYCGLLEAQDFPLPTVEMIDIEEIKEFCINLDYECKLVEKNFVPKTAEDRLLISPPQKNLEVEDWGQDTSNKENIDINTIKENLEKLL is encoded by the coding sequence ATGGACATATTTGTTCTTTTATATAATTCAGGAACAGATAAAGAAGGAATTCATTCAATCGAACTTAAAGGAAGAACTATAGTTCTTATGTTTGAAGACAAAGACGATGCGACAAGATACTGTGGTCTACTTGAAGCTCAAGATTTCCCTTTGCCAACAGTTGAAATGATCGACATAGAAGAAATAAAAGAATTCTGTATTAACTTAGATTATGAATGTAAATTAGTTGAGAAAAACTTTGTTCCTAAAACAGCCGAAGACAGGTTACTAATTTCCCCACCCCAGAAAAACCTAGAGGTTGAAGATTGGGGACAAGATACTAGTAATAAAGAAAATATTGATATAAATACCATTAAGGAAAACCTTGAAAAGTTGCTTTAA
- a CDS encoding peptidylprolyl isomerase — protein sequence MTKALFETQVGNINIEFFSDDAPNTVNNFTKLISDGFYDGLAFHRVIPGFMAQGGCPNTRDGASGMPGTGGPGYHIQCEINSKKHLKGSLSMAHAGKDTGGSQFFIVYEPQPHLDGVHTVFGKTDDMDVVIKLTNGSKILKATLI from the coding sequence ATGACAAAAGCATTGTTTGAAACTCAAGTTGGTAACATTAATATTGAATTTTTCTCTGATGATGCACCTAATACTGTTAATAACTTCACAAAGTTGATAAGTGATGGTTTTTATGATGGTTTAGCATTTCACAGAGTTATTCCTGGATTTATGGCTCAGGGTGGATGTCCAAATACTCGTGATGGAGCATCTGGCATGCCTGGAACTGGAGGCCCAGGATACCATATTCAATGCGAAATCAATTCAAAAAAACATCTAAAAGGTTCACTTTCTATGGCTCATGCAGGTAAGGATACTGGCGGTAGTCAGTTTTTTATAGTTTATGAACCACAACCTCATCTCGATGGAGTTCATACTGTTTTTGGTAAGACTGATGATATGGATGTAGTAATAAAGCTTACTAATGGTTCAAAAATTCTTAAGGCAACCTTAATTTAG
- the ribBA gene encoding bifunctional 3,4-dihydroxy-2-butanone-4-phosphate synthase/GTP cyclohydrolase II, whose product MKETSPKSNNGTILDINESFKIEFDPISDALAAIRNGECIIVVDDERRENEGDLICAAQFATPQQINFMATEGRGLICLAMQGEKLDSLDLPLMVDRNTDKNQTAFTISIDAGPENNVSTGISAEDRAKTIQVAINPNTQPDDLRRPGHIFPLRAKKGGVLKRAGHTEAAVDIASMSGLYPAGVICEIQNPDGSMSRLPQLKEYAKQWGMKLISIADLISYRFQTERFVFRKSDAILPSIFGNFKAYGYVNELDGSEHVALVKQKSSKLSEPVLVRMHSECLTGDAFGSLRCDCRPQLEAALSRIEKEEEGVVVYLRQEGRGIGLINKLKAYSLQDGGLDTVEANEKLGFPADLRNYGVGAQILTDLGIKKLKLLTNNPRKIAGLGGYGIEVIERVPLVICPNDNNAEYLSVKKTKLGHMIDEDNTNSRNIDPFISIFLDGKYKSIDLVPIKNNVIKFCRDQNINIKLESSPRLLAFWNRPKLVWRILHDQNRTNCNITDEEIKNIELFIQFLYKYENSTNIGIIVSKNIEQALHPKNSIKLINTKFTINNEILYSYTRKFNLDKETFSIVFEG is encoded by the coding sequence ATGAAAGAAACAAGTCCCAAATCAAATAATGGAACAATTTTGGATATAAATGAATCTTTTAAAATTGAATTTGATCCTATCAGCGATGCGTTGGCAGCGATAAGGAATGGTGAATGCATAATTGTGGTAGATGATGAAAGAAGAGAAAATGAAGGAGATTTAATTTGTGCGGCTCAGTTTGCAACTCCTCAGCAAATTAATTTTATGGCTACTGAGGGACGTGGTCTCATATGCCTAGCTATGCAAGGGGAAAAACTTGACTCTTTAGATTTACCATTAATGGTAGATAGAAATACAGATAAAAATCAAACAGCATTTACGATATCAATTGATGCTGGACCTGAAAATAACGTTTCTACTGGTATTTCTGCTGAAGACAGGGCTAAGACAATTCAAGTTGCTATAAACCCAAATACACAACCTGATGATTTAAGGCGGCCAGGACACATTTTTCCTTTAAGAGCTAAAAAAGGTGGGGTTTTAAAAAGGGCAGGTCATACAGAAGCAGCAGTAGATATTGCTTCAATGTCAGGTCTCTATCCCGCTGGAGTGATTTGTGAAATACAAAATCCTGACGGTTCCATGTCAAGACTGCCACAACTTAAAGAGTATGCAAAACAGTGGGGAATGAAATTAATATCAATAGCTGATTTAATAAGTTATCGGTTTCAAACAGAGAGATTTGTATTTAGAAAATCCGATGCAATTCTTCCAAGTATTTTTGGAAATTTCAAAGCTTATGGATATGTTAATGAACTTGATGGTTCAGAGCACGTTGCATTAGTTAAACAAAAATCATCAAAATTAAGCGAACCTGTACTAGTAAGAATGCATTCAGAGTGTTTAACTGGCGATGCTTTTGGATCATTACGATGTGATTGCAGACCACAGTTAGAGGCTGCATTATCAAGGATAGAAAAGGAGGAAGAGGGAGTAGTTGTTTATTTGAGACAAGAAGGCAGAGGAATTGGTCTAATTAATAAATTAAAAGCCTATAGTTTACAGGATGGTGGATTAGATACTGTAGAAGCTAATGAAAAATTAGGATTTCCAGCTGATCTAAGAAATTATGGAGTTGGAGCACAGATATTAACTGATCTAGGGATAAAAAAATTAAAATTACTGACAAACAATCCTAGAAAGATTGCTGGATTAGGTGGTTATGGAATAGAAGTTATTGAGAGAGTTCCATTAGTGATTTGTCCCAACGATAATAATGCAGAATATTTGAGTGTAAAAAAAACAAAGTTAGGCCACATGATTGATGAAGATAATACTAATTCCAGGAATATCGATCCATTTATATCAATTTTTCTTGACGGAAAATATAAATCTATTGATCTAGTTCCAATAAAAAATAATGTTATTAAATTCTGTAGAGATCAAAACATTAATATTAAACTTGAAAGTAGTCCAAGATTATTGGCTTTTTGGAATAGACCAAAATTAGTTTGGCGAATTTTACATGATCAGAATAGAACCAATTGCAACATTACTGATGAGGAAATAAAGAATATAGAATTATTTATTCAGTTTTTATACAAATATGAAAATAGTACAAATATTGGAATTATTGTTTCTAAAAACATTGAACAAGCATTACACCCAAAAAATAGCATCAAATTAATCAATACTAAATTTACTATTAATAATGAAATCTTATATTCATATACAAGAAAATTTAATTTAGATAAAGAGACATTTAGTATTGTTTTTGAAGGCTAA
- the argC gene encoding N-acetyl-gamma-glutamyl-phosphate reductase, translating to MNVAIVGATGYGGIQAVNLLKKNKNYKISFLGGNKTSGSKWNDNFPFIYLDNDPYIEEISVENISNNSDVALLCLPNGLSSTLTRELLDRGVKVIDLSADYRYKSLDEWKKVYSKEAVIYKRNDDDLCKEAVYGLPEINKDAISKGRLIACPGCYPTSSLIPLAPYLSQGIIENEGIVIDSKSGTSGGGREPNQKLLLSECGEGLSAYGLINHRHTSEIEQVASLISGNKIELLFTPHLVPISRGMHSTIYGRLRDPGLTSDDCRILLDNYYRNFKNIKVLPVDTYPSTKWVKNTNQIFLSVKVDIRNGRIIILSVIDNLLKGQTGQAIQNLNIMSGFSMDEGLDLTNNFP from the coding sequence ATGAATGTTGCAATAGTAGGTGCTACTGGTTACGGCGGTATTCAAGCGGTAAATCTTTTAAAGAAAAATAAAAACTACAAAATTTCATTTTTAGGAGGTAATAAAACATCTGGATCAAAGTGGAATGATAATTTCCCTTTTATTTATCTAGATAATGATCCTTATATAGAAGAAATTTCAGTAGAGAATATTTCAAACAATTCAGATGTTGCATTGCTTTGCTTACCAAATGGCCTATCTTCAACTTTGACAAGGGAATTATTAGATAGAGGAGTTAAAGTTATCGATTTATCTGCTGATTACAGATATAAGTCCTTAGATGAATGGAAAAAAGTATATTCCAAAGAAGCTGTTATTTATAAAAGAAATGATGATGATTTATGTAAAGAGGCAGTCTACGGACTCCCTGAAATAAATAAAGATGCGATTTCAAAAGGAAGATTAATAGCTTGTCCAGGATGTTATCCAACATCTTCTCTTATTCCACTAGCTCCTTATCTTTCGCAAGGAATTATTGAAAATGAAGGTATAGTAATTGATTCTAAAAGCGGAACTTCTGGAGGCGGTCGAGAACCTAACCAAAAGCTACTCTTATCAGAATGTGGAGAAGGTCTATCAGCATATGGATTGATAAACCATAGACATACCTCAGAGATCGAGCAAGTAGCATCTTTAATTTCTGGGAATAAAATTGAACTGCTTTTTACTCCTCATTTGGTTCCAATTTCAAGGGGTATGCATTCGACTATATATGGGAGATTAAGAGATCCAGGATTAACCTCTGATGATTGCAGAATTCTTCTGGATAATTATTACAGAAATTTTAAAAATATTAAAGTATTACCTGTAGATACATACCCTTCAACAAAATGGGTTAAAAATACAAACCAAATTTTCCTTTCTGTAAAAGTTGATATTCGTAATGGAAGGATTATTATTTTATCTGTAATTGATAATTTGTTAAAAGGTCAGACTGGGCAAGCAATTCAAAATTTAAATATTATGAGTGGCTTTTCAATGGATGAAGGTCTTGATTTAACTAATAATTTTCCATAA